The Lacrimispora xylanolytica genome has a segment encoding these proteins:
- a CDS encoding helix-turn-helix transcriptional regulator → MSILITHIKKNRELLNLSQAELASIVGVRRETIIRLEKGLYNPSLKLAMDISKVFNVPIETLFFYEEENLI, encoded by the coding sequence ATGTCTATATTAATAACCCATATTAAAAAAAATAGAGAGCTACTTAACTTAAGTCAAGCTGAACTTGCTTCAATTGTTGGTGTACGAAGAGAAACTATTATCCGATTAGAAAAAGGACTATATAATCCATCTTTGAAACTTGCTATGGATATTTCAAAAGTTTTTAATGTTCCAATTGAAACTTTATTTTTCTATGAAGAAGAAAACCTTATCTGA